The following proteins are encoded in a genomic region of bacterium:
- the ftsZ gene encoding cell division protein FtsZ yields MFDITDKAGLSADIKVVGVGGGGSNAINRMIASSLTGVEFWTLNTDAQALALAQSERRLQIGAKLTRGLGAGGNPSIGQKAAEESRDDLIAALDGADMVFITAGMGGGTGTGAAAVVAEVAREVGALTVGVVTRPFMFEGRRRAQQAEQGIAALREKVDTLIIIPNDKILQVIEKRTSMQEAFHIADDVLRQGVQGISDILTIPGLINVDFADVKSVMSNAGSSLMGIGFGAGEGRAVEAAKMAVSSPLLETSVHGASGVIFNVTGGHDLTLYEVNEAAEVIYAAVDSDANIIFGSVIDERLQGEIRITVIATGFDGRTQQQAISVPSQQPAAQQAVVSPAVTAAPVAPAAPVAPGAEAVPVAPVAPAQPEAPAGAQQPDIPEFLRGGGFRRPF; encoded by the coding sequence GTGTTCGATATCACTGATAAGGCTGGTTTGAGCGCCGACATCAAGGTCGTTGGCGTCGGCGGGGGCGGCTCGAACGCGATCAACCGCATGATCGCCAGCTCGCTGACCGGGGTCGAGTTCTGGACCCTCAACACCGACGCTCAGGCCCTGGCCCTCGCTCAGTCGGAGCGCCGCCTCCAGATTGGCGCCAAGCTGACCCGTGGTCTCGGAGCGGGGGGTAACCCTTCCATCGGTCAGAAGGCCGCCGAGGAGAGCCGCGATGACCTGATCGCCGCCCTCGACGGCGCGGACATGGTCTTCATCACCGCCGGCATGGGCGGCGGCACCGGTACCGGCGCGGCCGCGGTCGTGGCCGAGGTGGCCCGCGAAGTCGGGGCGCTTACCGTCGGCGTCGTGACCCGTCCCTTCATGTTTGAGGGTCGCCGTCGCGCCCAGCAGGCCGAGCAGGGCATCGCCGCCCTTCGCGAGAAGGTCGACACCCTCATCATCATTCCGAACGACAAGATCCTCCAGGTCATCGAGAAGCGCACTTCCATGCAGGAAGCCTTCCACATCGCCGACGATGTGCTCCGCCAGGGCGTCCAGGGCATCTCGGACATCCTGACCATCCCCGGCCTGATCAACGTAGACTTTGCCGACGTGAAGTCGGTCATGTCCAACGCGGGCTCGTCCCTGATGGGCATCGGCTTCGGCGCCGGCGAAGGTCGCGCGGTCGAGGCGGCCAAGATGGCCGTCAGCAGCCCCCTGCTCGAGACCTCGGTCCACGGCGCGTCGGGCGTCATCTTCAACGTGACCGGCGGCCACGACCTGACCCTGTACGAAGTCAACGAGGCGGCCGAGGTCATCTACGCGGCGGTCGACTCCGACGCCAACATCATCTTCGGCTCGGTGATCGACGAGCGCCTCCAGGGCGAGATCCGCATCACCGTCATCGCCACCGGCTTCGACGGCCGCACCCAGCAGCAGGCCATCTCGGTCCCCTCGCAGCAGCCCGCCGCTCAGCAGGCGGTGGTGTCCCCCGCGGTCACCGCGGCGCCCGTGGCTCCTGCCGCGCCCGTGGCCCCCGGTGCCGAGGCGGTGCCGGTCGCGCCCGTGGCCCCTGCCCAGCCCGAGGCCCCCGCGGGTGCTCAGCAGCCTGATATCCCCGAGTTCCTGCGGGGTGGCGGTTTCCGCCGGCCCTTCTAA
- a CDS encoding small basic family protein, with translation MIGALVTLGGLIVGILLGAIAPLSIPQVYSKYFAVAILAALDTGFGGVRSGLEGRFGLAAFISGFTANTLFAAGLTYLGDQLGIDLYLAAIVVFGVRIFENLAMIRRLILGRFWTF, from the coding sequence ATGATCGGGGCACTCGTCACGCTCGGGGGTCTTATCGTCGGGATCCTGCTGGGGGCTATCGCGCCGCTCAGTATCCCCCAGGTCTACTCCAAGTATTTCGCGGTGGCTATCCTCGCGGCCTTGGATACCGGCTTCGGGGGCGTTCGCTCCGGTCTCGAGGGGCGTTTCGGCCTGGCGGCGTTCATCAGCGGTTTCACGGCGAACACGCTGTTCGCTGCGGGGCTCACCTACCTCGGGGACCAGCTCGGCATCGATCTGTACCTCGCGGCCATCGTGGTCTTCGGGGTCCGGATCTTCGAAAACCTCGCCATGATTCGGCGGCTCATTCTCGGTCGCTTTTGGACATTTTAG
- a CDS encoding DUF881 domain-containing protein, whose product MPVALVSVVMGFLLSTQIKNQRDYREAPPSRRAEDLVVMLRNAESAKADLEKELVRLRTERETSGKSPQGGVGELAAGSVALKGQGLEVSVEDSAKPLQKGEDPNIAIVHNDDLLRLVNELRAGGAEAVSINEQRLVDTSEITCAGSTILVNQSRITPPFVIKAIGNPDTMSAALGLRGGIIEYLQFYGIQVSISKKTEVLIPMYSGGSHYRYAKPVPAQEVQS is encoded by the coding sequence TTGCCCGTCGCCCTCGTTTCCGTGGTCATGGGGTTCCTGCTTTCCACTCAGATCAAGAATCAGCGGGACTACCGCGAAGCGCCGCCCAGCCGCCGCGCCGAGGACCTTGTGGTCATGCTGAGGAACGCCGAGTCGGCCAAGGCGGACCTCGAAAAGGAGCTCGTGCGTCTGCGTACCGAGCGTGAGACCTCCGGCAAGAGTCCTCAGGGTGGCGTCGGCGAGCTCGCGGCCGGATCGGTCGCCCTCAAGGGCCAGGGCCTCGAGGTCTCCGTCGAGGATTCGGCCAAGCCCCTACAGAAGGGCGAGGATCCGAACATCGCGATCGTCCACAACGACGATCTGCTGCGCCTGGTCAACGAACTGCGCGCCGGCGGGGCTGAGGCGGTCTCGATCAACGAGCAGCGCCTGGTGGATACCAGCGAGATCACCTGCGCCGGCTCCACCATCCTGGTCAATCAGTCGCGTATCACGCCGCCTTTTGTCATCAAAGCGATTGGGAATCCTGATACCATGAGCGCCGCCCTGGGCTTGAGGGGCGGGATTATAGAATACTTGCAATTCTACGGAATCCAAGTTAGTATTTCTAAGAAAACTGAGGTTTTGATCCCCATGTACAGCGGCGGAAGCCACTATCGGTACGCTAAACCCGTGCCGGCCCAGGAAGTGCAATCATGA
- a CDS encoding FtsQ-type POTRA domain-containing protein, whose product MSNRPFSGRGPWGFIQAFVLGGALVALWRMPQWLWTGEVRIEGAKRIDAQYARRVALGDKGLPLFRIDPQVIRARLLKLEAVEDVKVRRWLFPARVEIVLQERVPVVRVEGRAAPTYLDSEGTAFTLPPGAKPEKAIVLGVHVASQSLGTSDRAALRRLLDTWPKGSVGVVDMRDPASWSARIDGVQVQLGNSEALDEKFRVFAHLLPLARQGGKRLEYIDLRFPEAPTIRAFEATH is encoded by the coding sequence TTGAGCAACCGCCCTTTTTCGGGCCGCGGTCCCTGGGGCTTCATCCAGGCCTTCGTCCTGGGCGGGGCGCTGGTCGCCCTGTGGCGGATGCCCCAGTGGCTGTGGACCGGCGAGGTCCGGATCGAGGGCGCCAAGCGCATCGACGCGCAGTACGCGCGAAGGGTGGCGCTGGGGGACAAGGGCTTGCCGCTCTTTCGGATCGACCCGCAGGTCATCCGGGCGCGCCTGCTGAAGCTCGAAGCCGTCGAGGACGTGAAGGTGCGGCGCTGGCTCTTCCCCGCGCGGGTCGAGATCGTCTTGCAGGAGCGGGTGCCGGTGGTGCGGGTCGAGGGCCGCGCCGCGCCGACCTATCTGGATTCGGAGGGGACGGCCTTCACCCTGCCGCCGGGCGCCAAGCCTGAGAAGGCGATCGTCCTCGGCGTCCACGTGGCGAGCCAGTCGTTGGGGACTAGCGATCGCGCGGCACTGCGTCGCCTTCTGGACACCTGGCCCAAGGGCAGCGTCGGGGTGGTGGACATGCGCGATCCGGCCTCGTGGTCGGCGCGGATCGACGGGGTCCAGGTGCAGCTCGGCAACTCCGAGGCGCTGGACGAGAAGTTCCGCGTATTTGCGCACCTTCTCCCCCTAGCGCGCCAGGGCGGTAAGAGGCTAGAATATATCGACCTTCGATTCCCTGAGGCGCCCACCATCCGAGCCTTTGAGGCGACCCATTAG
- the murB gene encoding UDP-N-acetylmuramate dehydrogenase, which translates to MMTSIALRENVPLAPFTSWRVGGPARYFFEPDSVPALQEALGWAAREGLKVFVLGKGSNLLISDEGFDGLVIRLGSAMGAVSVEGETVRAGAGCATNILMKACAEQDRGGFEFLTTIPGTLGGVVFMNGGAHGACMADFLVEATVLMPDLSIRVFSNAEMGYSYRHSRLHDEGGVVLEAVLRTEPKPKAEVQQAVSELAKWRRARQPQGLSAGSVFTNPPGTSAGRLIEEAGCKGLTVGRAQVSEVHANFFVNMGGAKAEDLLSLIVEVQRRVHAAHGLWLHPEVRGVGCTVGVPESRA; encoded by the coding sequence ATGATGACCTCGATCGCCCTTCGGGAGAACGTCCCTCTTGCCCCCTTCACCTCGTGGCGGGTCGGCGGACCCGCGCGCTACTTCTTCGAGCCGGACTCGGTGCCTGCTCTGCAAGAAGCGCTCGGTTGGGCCGCGCGCGAGGGGCTCAAGGTCTTCGTGCTGGGCAAGGGCAGCAACCTCCTGATTTCCGACGAGGGCTTCGACGGCCTTGTGATCCGGCTGGGCAGCGCCATGGGCGCGGTCTCGGTCGAGGGTGAGACGGTTCGGGCCGGGGCCGGCTGCGCCACCAACATCCTGATGAAGGCCTGCGCCGAGCAGGACCGCGGGGGCTTCGAGTTCCTCACGACCATCCCCGGCACCCTGGGCGGGGTGGTCTTCATGAACGGCGGAGCCCACGGGGCCTGCATGGCCGACTTCCTCGTCGAGGCCACGGTCCTGATGCCGGACCTTTCGATCCGGGTCTTCTCCAACGCCGAGATGGGCTACTCCTACCGCCACTCGCGCCTGCATGACGAGGGCGGGGTGGTTCTCGAAGCGGTGCTTCGGACCGAGCCCAAGCCCAAGGCCGAGGTGCAGCAAGCCGTTTCGGAGCTGGCCAAGTGGCGTCGCGCCCGTCAGCCTCAGGGCCTCTCGGCGGGGTCTGTCTTCACCAACCCGCCCGGGACCTCGGCCGGCCGCCTCATCGAGGAGGCGGGTTGCAAGGGCCTCACCGTCGGTCGCGCCCAGGTCTCCGAGGTGCACGCCAACTTCTTCGTCAACATGGGCGGCGCCAAGGCCGAGGACTTGCTCTCGCTCATCGTCGAGGTGCAGCGGCGGGTCCATGCGGCCCACGGCCTCTGGCTCCACCCTGAGGTCCGCGGCGTCGGCTGCACGGTCGGTGTTCCGGAGAGCCGGGCTTGA
- a CDS encoding UDP-N-acetylmuramate--L-alanine ligase, which produces MKISPAHHFIGIGGVGMSAIAQILHERGGRVSGSDQAASATSERLAGLGIRVHVGHRAENVEGAEVVVVSTAVGETNPELAYARAHGLPVRHRSELLADLMAGHRTVAVAGTHGKTTTTGMVASILLGAELDPTVLVGGHLPSIGGTARTGHGPFLVAEADESDKSISRLTAEIAILTNLEGDHLEHYSGLDEIYEVMVGFLNRLPEGASVVACIDDPGVRAVLPRLTGRVQTYGFSEDAMHRLEGEVLEGTGASFALAGVPYRVQVPGRHNVLNAAAAIVASGLLGLAPDAIRPGLEAFCGVGRRFQTKGTAHGVTVVDDYAHHPSEIRATLQAASLMGRRTWVIFQPHRYTRTAALFEDFAKAFEGAHGVAVMDVYSAGEAPNGATSDKLVERMQAESLPAGVRHCPDHAAVVAAMAPLLEPGDLVLLMGAGNVYQVADSLLSALSARENSLVPPVSHT; this is translated from the coding sequence CGAGCGGGGCGGCCGCGTCAGCGGCTCCGACCAGGCGGCTTCTGCGACCTCCGAGCGCCTCGCGGGCCTGGGAATCCGGGTCCACGTGGGCCATCGCGCCGAGAACGTCGAGGGAGCCGAGGTGGTGGTGGTCTCGACCGCGGTGGGTGAGACCAACCCCGAGCTCGCCTACGCCCGGGCGCATGGTCTGCCCGTTCGCCACCGCTCCGAGCTGCTCGCCGATCTGATGGCCGGCCACCGCACCGTCGCGGTTGCCGGTACCCACGGCAAGACCACCACGACCGGCATGGTCGCCTCGATCCTGCTCGGGGCGGAGCTCGACCCCACGGTGCTGGTCGGCGGTCACCTGCCCTCCATCGGGGGCACCGCCCGCACCGGTCACGGTCCCTTCCTCGTGGCAGAGGCCGACGAGTCCGACAAGTCCATCAGTCGCCTGACGGCCGAGATCGCCATCCTGACCAACCTCGAAGGGGACCACCTTGAGCACTACTCGGGCCTCGACGAGATCTACGAGGTCATGGTGGGCTTCCTCAACCGCTTGCCCGAAGGGGCCTCGGTGGTGGCCTGCATCGACGACCCCGGGGTGCGCGCCGTCCTGCCGCGCCTGACGGGCCGCGTCCAGACCTACGGCTTCTCCGAGGACGCCATGCACCGCCTCGAAGGCGAGGTGCTCGAAGGGACCGGGGCGAGCTTCGCGCTCGCAGGCGTTCCCTACCGCGTCCAGGTCCCCGGCCGTCACAACGTCCTCAACGCGGCGGCAGCCATCGTCGCGAGCGGCCTCCTGGGCCTTGCGCCCGACGCCATCCGCCCGGGCCTCGAGGCTTTCTGCGGGGTGGGCCGTCGTTTCCAGACCAAGGGCACCGCGCACGGGGTGACGGTGGTGGACGACTACGCGCACCACCCCTCCGAGATCCGGGCGACCTTGCAGGCGGCGAGCCTGATGGGCCGCCGCACCTGGGTCATCTTCCAGCCCCACCGCTACACCCGTACCGCCGCTCTCTTCGAGGACTTCGCCAAGGCCTTCGAGGGCGCCCACGGGGTCGCGGTCATGGACGTCTACAGCGCGGGCGAGGCCCCCAACGGCGCCACTAGCGACAAGCTGGTCGAGCGCATGCAGGCCGAGTCCCTGCCCGCCGGCGTTCGCCATTGCCCTGATCACGCGGCGGTGGTGGCCGCCATGGCTCCTTTGCTGGAGCCGGGGGACCTGGTCCTCTTGATGGGAGCGGGTAACGTCTATCAGGTTGCAGATTCCCTGTTGTCCGCCCTCTCCGCCCGGGAGAATTCCCTGGTCCCGCCCGTGAGCCACACCTGA